From the Lytechinus variegatus isolate NC3 chromosome 5, Lvar_3.0, whole genome shotgun sequence genome, the window TGCggaaaaagatacatttttggggtattttatagtcgatcaaagggaaagttgttcacatgtaacatcacacatccttgtcgcattgccaaagggaggatctccatggcattagtgattgcaatattcaaatgctcatacctttctcattatttgtcagatattttctcaaactttcgtttgctcttattcttttatttttctgtttcgacacttgttccaaaggtttcatttcactttaaatAGGTCACCTTGGAAATAGAGCCAAGTCTTGCAGCAAGTAGGTTGCAAATCCATTGTGCATTGCAAGCAGGGGGTATGCATTTACTTCCAGACTACACAGAATTAAAATAGTTGTACCATGCTAAAGAGTAGGGTGGTAGAGATTCTATATAGATTCAGAGAGTTGTACAGCTGGATGTGACCATAATATGCAAGATGTACAGAACATAAGAATTCACTTAAGAGTTGATTACAGCTGTGATGCACTCGCATGAAAAATGCATAATCACTTgtaacaaagactttgatttcACTCAAAGTAATTTTAAAAGTCAGAATTGCAAATTTGTGATCAGTTTCATGAACTCATACATCATATTTTGAATGCTGTTGGATTTTCCTAAAATACTCTTTTGTAATACATTTTTCTTCAAGATAAAAGTCTGACATGCTtgtgtgtttgttttgttttatataaacaTTATAAATCCAACAAGGACTTCCCCTTGACAGGAATTTGTCAAGTTTGCTAAACAAGtcctaaagttttttttttcaatgtatgaACAAAATTTGATGTGCCAGATATTACACTTTAACAAACTAATCAAGCTCTCACAAAGTTACTAAAATCAAATGAACCTGTTGATTAATAAATTCTGTAAATGTCCATTTAGGCTCCACACAGGGACTAGTCGGTTCCAACAGTTCAAATGTCACTTCCCCTTTCCAAAAGATTTGTCCATGAACAAAATTGTAACAATCCTCAGTCTGCTGGTTGGTGACGCACATGGAAGTTGACCACATACTCTGTGTTTGTCCTCTGAACGGAGATAGCGAAAGGTTCATACGGATGGAAGGTGAAGGCCACTAGTCGACGAGCTGATGGAGGGGAAGGACGTCCTACGAGGCCGGCATGGATCTTGAACTTCAAGATGCCTGAATCTCTAGCATAGAACCTGAAGATTGGAAATAAAAGTGAATTAATATCAGAGTACTATACAATGGGGTAATACTTCAAGGAGTTAGTAAGTACTTGCTTATATTTCCAagatttcatataaatatttgatttaatctatgttttataaatttatatttaatcattatACATCTAGTGGAAATGGAGAGGGAATCTTGCATCAAATATAAAGATGAAACTAATAGCAAATTGATCTTCAATAAAAGGAGTGTTTCAAACTGAATTTAATGTcctaatatataggcctatctatttcaaatttgaacaaatatgcAATTATTCTATTGTTCAAAATTAAATCATTCAACTGTGTTACACTCCTGACATTTAAAGCTAACTGCTCTCAAAAGAAACTTTAATTCATACCTGATAGGGTAGTCCCCACATGCTTTAGGTCTCTCCATCACTGACACCCACTTATCATCATAGCTGAAAAGGGACAGGTCCAAGTACGGGCTGCTACTGTAGGACTGAGAACTGATTGGCAACTGAGCAAGAAGTCTTTTGACAGCTTCCATGTGCCCTCCATATTTGGCATTGATGATTGTGTGCTTGAATCTCCTCTGTATCTGTCTAGCATAAACATTGCTTGATGCTGAGCAGGTCAATTGGGTGTGAGCATGAAGTGTGGCATTTCGGAAGAGGTCACAAAAGTTTTCCAGCAACTCCAGGAGCTCTTCAGAAGTATTCTCAAAGACAGAAACAACTTCAGTTGTGACCATGTTGTAGACAACAAAGAAAGATGGTTGGGAAGTTGGATCAGTCATCCGTAATGTCACCACATCCTCACTGGCATACTTAATCAGAAGGTGTACTTCATCAAGCAATTGCATCTTCCACATCCGTAACCACCTGAAGATATCAAAGTGTTGATAGAAGTGCCTCATGGCAATGGGTGTCCCTTCTCTGTGAGCACGCTTCCAAAGGTACACAAGCAGCCTGTGCTTCAAGGAGTTGATGCAAGCGTCACGGAAAGGTCGTTCATTTTGGCTAGAGTTTGAGGAGGGCATTTCATATCGCAAGATGGATATAGCCAAGGCATCATCCTCATGACAAAACCTTCCAATAGTCCTTACATCCAGGAACCTACCATCTGCAGTCACTTGAAAGATATGAATGGTTTGCTGCTGCACAGACAGAACAGCTAGAATGTTTTTGTAGAGATAGAGCCCCTGATTGTGGGACAGGAAGATCTTGTCACACTTGAATGTCCGAGTATCACATAAGACACCCATCTGCAAGTCTATCAGATGAAGGGAGTAATCTTCAAGAGGAGATCGGTGAGTTGGTGATACAGACTCATTATTTCTATACATGTCATAAAAGTGAGGATAGGGTTCATCTGGGACATAGACAGCTGATCCTACAATGACATACCTGCCATCATCGGTGAACAAACTGCATTCTCTGTTTAGGTGTTCACCATTTGGAGCTATGTTTACAGTGTGCCACAGTACAAAGAATCGTTCAAAGAGCTGACCACGGACATTATGTGCTTCTGCATCTGCCACATCTGGTTTGCTCGAGTGAAGATTCTGCAGCAGGTCACCAGCCGCAGCTGGTCCTTCAAACCTATATATCTCAAGAGAAGTCTGATCCGAGGAAAAGGCTATGAAATAGCGTCCATCCGGAGAGAACTTGCGCAAAAAACAAGGTGGCTTCTCCACATTAACAATGGTGAAGTTTGGAAAGACATTCTGATGAAATGATCTTGTGAGAGAGAAATGTGACAAATATTTCGGACGATAAATTTCTCTGAACCGTAACCGATGTACAACATTTTGGCTGGGGATCTTTCGTATTTTGATCTTGGCTTCATAGCTTATATCGGGTTTGCTGCAAATCTTGGTCTTGTCAAGGTTGGATCCTTTCTTTGACACTTTCATCTTCACTTGTAAGAATACCTGTAATCAGAGGGATTAACAAATACGACTACAGTAACTTCTCAAGTTGATGGTAGTTAAAACAAgaatacaaaattcatttttctcgATATTGTTGCTGATCAACCAGCAGTAGCAAAGCATTATTGGCAACATTGATATGATTGATGataaatcatcatcaaaatttcaaaacatgatgataaaataaaaacttgagtCATGCCTTGCTTTATTGAATGTTGTTGTTGTATCCCAGATAGTACCCGGGCGAATAGATTCAATAATTTTACTTCTGTGACCACTCATTCAATAACAACCCTGTAACTGATCATCAGATCGGCAGCTGATaactaggcccgtttcgggtacacgtgtacacgcacggtcaagtcagtgcacgtgtactaaattccatcaccgtgtacacggtagcatctgcataaagcttgcgtgggactgaaaagtcagtgaacaagctcacagcctcacattaattcttagttctaagacactgcacatgttttaatcactaatatatttcaattaaccttccaaaatcgccgatttaatccacatttattctggagactcaagtttttgtaccacacgaaatgggtatgctccggtcagtgcagggccctagttagcgccgacgttcgttggatgcgcattttgcatactgtaccgtacatacatgcacagatcgctgcagaattgagtgtaactgaagttatcgattgattttcattattttattgccaatttgaggagcgtgtgtttgtaggcttgtagcacatgtgtatgAGCGTATAACACCTAACGAGACTCGAAAGCGTTCTTCAATCACTTttagagccaatttgagaatcaccaattgcgacagcgatcattgctccagttacgtgttatacgctcataaacatatgctacaagcctacaaacacacgctcctcaaattggcaataaaataatgaaaatcaatcgataacttcagttacacttaattctgcagcgatctgtgcatgcatgtacggtacagtatgcaaaatgcgcatccaacgaacgtcggcgctaactagggccctgcactgatttacttttgcattctttattaatttaatgcgctgctaagctgagtaaactttttaattgcaccaatttttgtggattgatacttctaacttctcaggtaagctttaaaaccgtgacttaggctacatgtaggaaacactgaaaacatactgtaactcactctcactcagtgtttacaacgtgtacacgaccgaaaaacatgccgtgtacacgtgcatcaaaaatggactttcaaaccgGGCCTACTAATAACGATCTAATCATGGCTGATTGGCTCTTTTACCCCCTATCGCCGATCATACAATGTGTATCGGGATGACCGGTGGCCATTTGAAATAACTCTAGGTGCAATATTTAAACAGTTTTGaggtcaaaacaattttaaaacactTCCTTTCAGATCGTTCAATAATTTCGAGATCACTAATGCGTCATTTATAATTCTGTTTGGAGAATGGGAGTTCATAAAGGAaggtatatcaaatatatttttacttgttagcacaTCAAAACTAGGGCTGTTATCGATAATGTCTTTATCGCTAGTCCTGTTGATAATCCCTTGTTTTTTGCCACTTAGCAATATCGATATTAACCTTTCTCTCATTGCGATAATACAGTGATTTTCCGCAATTTCAAGGAATTCACAGAAATGGCCCTTTGAAAGTGGCTTTTCATATAGGAGTTCAAAATGGAAggtatattaaatatttttccttGTTATCAATTTCCACATATTCCTGATCATCCAtttagtaatctgagatatATAGGACTTCTATTCTGTTTTTTGGAGAACAGGGGTTCATTATGGCAAGTTTATAGAATTAATTTTAGCCCTTGGTACCTTAAAACAACTTTGAAACATGTTTCGATCAATAGTTTATGGATATGTGACGTTGGGGACTTTTCTCATTTGCCTTTCTGATTCTCGACTGCTCTAGTCTAGGAAAATGCGTCTTTATACAGAAACATGTACACTTCTTTTTCAGAAAACAAGAGTTCTTTCCTTTGTTATATAAATCGCTAGCACCTCAAAACACTTTGAACATATCCCGACAAAAAAATCCCAAAACTTCGAGATAAACGACGTAAAATTCCTATATTTTGTGCGGATTTATCATTTGGTGTGCCTCGCCCTTGCGCTAGCCGATCCAAATCACTCACACGTTTTGCGAGCGCGAGGTTAGTAATATTAGTATACATAAGTTAAATCTGACTATGTCTCTTAGTCTTATTAATGAGAGAGAAGTATATTTTGTACTGCAATAATTTAGTGAGTCCGTCGCCGGCCGTCATTTTTCATATCGCCTTTTCATGCACTTATGTATGTATACTTACACGAATATAGACATGTGGGGCACGGCACTT encodes:
- the LOC121416083 gene encoding DET1 homolog; translation: MKVSKKGSNLDKTKICSKPDISYEAKIKIRKIPSQNVVHRLRFREIYRPKYLSHFSLTRSFHQNVFPNFTIVNVEKPPCFLRKFSPDGRYFIAFSSDQTSLEIYRFEGPAAAGDLLQNLHSSKPDVADAEAHNVRGQLFERFFVLWHTVNIAPNGEHLNRECSLFTDDGRYVIVGSAVYVPDEPYPHFYDMYRNNESVSPTHRSPLEDYSLHLIDLQMGVLCDTRTFKCDKIFLSHNQGLYLYKNILAVLSVQQQTIHIFQVTADGRFLDVRTIGRFCHEDDALAISILRYEMPSSNSSQNERPFRDACINSLKHRLLVYLWKRAHREGTPIAMRHFYQHFDIFRWLRMWKMQLLDEVHLLIKYASEDVVTLRMTDPTSQPSFFVVYNMVTTEVVSVFENTSEELLELLENFCDLFRNATLHAHTQLTCSASSNVYARQIQRRFKHTIINAKYGGHMEAVKRLLAQLPISSQSYSSSPYLDLSLFSYDDKWVSVMERPKACGDYPIRFYARDSGILKFKIHAGLVGRPSPPSARRLVAFTFHPYEPFAISVQRTNTEYVVNFHVRHQPAD